A region from the Halomonas piscis genome encodes:
- the ybgC gene encoding tol-pal system-associated acyl-CoA thioesterase encodes MSRAAPADVFSLPVRVYIEDTDAGGIVYYVNYLKFMERARSEWLRERGFTQASLLAEQIQLVVYRLDCHYARPARLDDALTVTAGVAAQSRCRMTFAQEVWHEDTRLCRANVEIACLDARRLRPRAWPQALAGIAQAT; translated from the coding sequence ATGAGCCGGGCCGCACCCGCCGATGTCTTTTCCCTGCCGGTGCGCGTCTACATCGAAGACACCGACGCCGGCGGCATTGTCTATTACGTCAACTATCTAAAGTTCATGGAGCGCGCCCGCAGCGAGTGGCTGCGCGAGCGCGGCTTTACCCAGGCGTCCCTGCTGGCCGAGCAGATTCAGCTGGTGGTCTACCGGCTGGACTGCCACTATGCCCGCCCGGCAAGGCTTGACGATGCCCTGACGGTTACCGCCGGCGTGGCGGCGCAGAGCCGCTGCCGCATGACGTTTGCTCAGGAGGTCTGGCACGAAGACACGCGGCTGTGCCGCGCCAACGTCGAGATCGCCTGCCTGGACGCGCGCCGGCTGCGCCCTCGCGCCTGGCCCCAGGCCCTGGCCGGGATTGCGCAAGCAACATGA
- the tolR gene encoding protein TolR: MQGPFNRSGQRRPMAEINVVPFIDVMLVLLVIFMITAPMLNQGVDVELPRATAEPIDTEDDTEPVIVSVDKDGEYYITLGEDSTAVAPDELSKRVTAIVQRRPDTPVMVRGDRHVAYGQVVTLMTTLQRAGVANVGLISEPGSDE, translated from the coding sequence ATGCAGGGACCTTTTAATCGCAGCGGCCAGCGCCGCCCGATGGCGGAAATCAACGTGGTGCCGTTCATCGACGTCATGCTGGTACTGCTGGTCATCTTCATGATTACCGCGCCGATGCTCAATCAGGGGGTCGACGTCGAGCTGCCCCGGGCCACCGCCGAGCCCATTGATACCGAAGATGACACTGAGCCGGTGATCGTCTCGGTGGACAAGGACGGCGAGTATTACATCACCCTGGGTGAGGACAGCACCGCCGTGGCCCCGGACGAGCTCTCCAAAAGAGTCACCGCGATTGTTCAGCGCCGCCCGGATACGCCGGTCATGGTGCGCGGCGATCGCCACGTCGCCTACGGCCAGGTAGTGACGCTGATGACGACGCTGCAGCGCGCGGGCGTGGCCAACGTGGGGCTGATTTCCGAGCCGGGAAGCGATGAGTAA
- the tolB gene encoding Tol-Pal system beta propeller repeat protein TolB, whose amino-acid sequence MLLALVLFSTAASANLTIEITRGSDSALPIGVVPFDGAEGMSEDVARIVQDDLERSGYFDPLERGAMFARPHRADDVAFGEWRSLDVRYLLVGRGEKTASGYEIGYDLLDVSGGRPVLQERITAGGNQLRGAAHRISDAVFEAITDIPGAFSTRIAYVTSRGVGDNIDYGLYVADADGHNSREVLTSDEPVLSPAWSPDGEKLAYVSFEGERPAIYVQQMASGNRIKLTDFEGINGAPAWSPDGRKLAMSLSKDGQPEIYVMNLADRSLNRLTQNSSIDTEPDWAPDGRSLLFTSDRSGGPQLYRYSLGSGDAERLTFTGKYNARGRFGPDGEQIYLVHRSRDGYQIARQELDSGRLVVLSETTHDESPSVAPNGTMILFATQQGGQGVLSAVSADGRSSFRLPAARGDVREPAWSPFL is encoded by the coding sequence ATGCTGCTTGCCCTTGTGCTGTTCAGCACGGCCGCGAGCGCCAACCTGACCATCGAGATCACCCGGGGCAGCGACAGCGCCCTGCCCATCGGCGTGGTGCCGTTTGACGGCGCCGAGGGCATGTCGGAAGACGTGGCCCGGATCGTCCAGGATGACCTTGAGCGCAGCGGCTATTTTGATCCCCTGGAGCGCGGCGCCATGTTCGCCCGGCCGCACCGCGCCGACGACGTCGCCTTTGGCGAGTGGCGCTCGCTGGACGTGCGCTACCTGCTGGTGGGGCGCGGCGAGAAAACCGCCAGCGGCTATGAGATTGGCTATGATCTTTTGGACGTTAGCGGCGGTCGCCCGGTGCTCCAGGAGCGGATCACCGCGGGCGGCAACCAGCTGCGCGGCGCGGCGCACCGCATCAGCGACGCGGTATTCGAAGCCATCACCGACATTCCCGGCGCGTTTTCCACGCGTATTGCCTACGTCACTTCCCGGGGCGTGGGCGACAATATCGACTACGGGCTTTACGTGGCCGACGCCGACGGCCATAACAGCCGGGAAGTGCTGACCTCGGATGAGCCGGTCCTGTCGCCGGCCTGGTCACCGGACGGCGAAAAGCTGGCCTACGTCTCCTTTGAAGGCGAGCGCCCGGCGATCTACGTGCAGCAGATGGCCAGCGGCAACCGTATCAAGCTCACCGACTTTGAGGGCATCAACGGCGCCCCGGCCTGGTCACCGGACGGGCGCAAGCTTGCCATGTCGCTGTCCAAGGACGGCCAGCCGGAAATCTACGTGATGAACCTGGCCGACCGCTCGCTCAACCGCCTGACGCAAAACTCGAGCATCGATACCGAGCCCGACTGGGCGCCGGACGGGCGCAGCCTGCTGTTTACCTCGGATCGCAGCGGCGGCCCCCAGCTGTATCGCTATAGCCTCGGCAGCGGCGACGCTGAACGGCTGACGTTTACCGGCAAGTACAATGCTCGCGGTCGGTTCGGGCCGGACGGCGAACAGATCTATCTGGTACACCGTTCCCGGGACGGCTATCAGATCGCCCGCCAGGAGCTGGACTCCGGTCGCCTGGTGGTCCTCAGCGAAACCACCCACGACGAGTCGCCCAGTGTTGCGCCCAACGGCACCATGATACTCTTTGCTACCCAGCAGGGCGGGCAGGGCGTATTGAGCGCGGTGTCCGCCGACGGTCGCTCCTCGTTCCGCCTGCCGGCGGCCCGCGGAGACGTGCGTGAACCCGCATGGTCGCCGTTTTTGTAA
- the tolQ gene encoding protein TolQ, whose amino-acid sequence MNETTLSIPHLIANASLVVQLVMLLLIAASLASWVVIFQRSFALRRAAKAHESFENTFWSGVDLNELYGEIPADDARQGGEHIFQAGFREFHRLAPKTPRADTVLEGVQRSMRVAWSREEERLNRHLVFLATVASASPYVGLFGTVWGIMGSFQSLSMSQQATLATVAPWIAEALIATAMGLLAAIPAVIFYNRLASQATSLLGRYEDFAEEFYAILHRNLQGRGDASAR is encoded by the coding sequence GTGAACGAAACGACCCTGTCCATCCCCCACCTGATTGCCAACGCAAGCCTGGTGGTACAGCTCGTCATGCTGCTGCTGATTGCGGCATCGCTGGCCTCCTGGGTGGTGATTTTCCAGCGCAGCTTTGCCCTGCGCCGCGCGGCCAAGGCTCATGAAAGCTTCGAAAATACCTTCTGGTCCGGCGTCGACCTCAACGAGCTGTACGGCGAGATTCCGGCCGACGACGCCCGCCAGGGCGGCGAGCACATCTTCCAGGCCGGATTTCGCGAGTTTCACCGCCTGGCGCCCAAGACGCCCCGCGCCGACACCGTGCTCGAAGGTGTCCAGCGCAGCATGCGCGTGGCCTGGTCCCGGGAAGAAGAGCGCCTGAACCGCCACCTGGTCTTTCTTGCCACGGTGGCTTCGGCAAGCCCCTACGTCGGCCTGTTCGGCACCGTGTGGGGCATCATGGGCTCGTTCCAGTCGCTCTCCATGTCCCAGCAGGCGACCCTGGCCACCGTCGCGCCCTGGATCGCCGAGGCGCTGATCGCCACCGCCATGGGGCTGCTGGCAGCGATTCCGGCGGTTATCTTCTATAACCGCCTGGCAAGCCAGGCCACGAGCCTGCTCGGCCGCTATGAAGACTTTGCCGAAGAGTTCTACGCCATACTGCATCGCAATCTGCAAGGGCGCGGTGACGCCTCCGCCCGTTAA
- the pal gene encoding peptidoglycan-associated lipoprotein Pal has translation MSTSIPSSLSRRRVPLVRAFAVALSLAVMAGCSSTGGTQTGESYGDGTRSGDGTAGGATTAGTGSGGQYGSGTGTSGTGQQADSRIPEVRTIYFDFDRDTIKDEYESVVMAHARYLRANGNANVVLKGHTDERGTREYNLALGERRANAVKRFLRVQDVSSSQISVVSYGEERPARRGSDESAYSRNRRVEFSY, from the coding sequence ATGTCGACATCTATCCCGTCTTCCCTGTCCCGGCGGCGCGTACCGCTGGTCCGCGCCTTCGCCGTGGCGCTTTCCCTGGCGGTGATGGCCGGCTGTTCCAGCACCGGCGGCACCCAGACCGGCGAGTCCTACGGCGACGGTACCCGCAGCGGCGACGGCACGGCCGGCGGCGCCACCACCGCGGGGACCGGCAGCGGCGGCCAGTACGGCTCGGGCACCGGCACCAGCGGTACCGGTCAGCAGGCCGACTCGCGCATTCCCGAGGTGCGCACCATCTATTTCGACTTCGACCGCGACACCATCAAGGACGAATACGAATCCGTGGTCATGGCCCATGCGCGCTACCTGCGCGCCAACGGCAATGCCAACGTCGTGCTGAAGGGCCATACCGACGAGCGCGGCACCCGGGAATATAATCTGGCGCTGGGCGAGCGGCGGGCCAACGCGGTCAAGCGCTTTCTGCGCGTGCAGGACGTGTCCAGCTCTCAGATCAGCGTCGTGAGCTATGGCGAAGAGCGTCCGGCCAGGCGCGGCTCGGACGAGTCGGCGTATTCCCGGAATCGCCGTGTCGAGTTCAGCTACTGA
- the ybgF gene encoding tol-pal system protein YbgF, which translates to MTSDWITPGPAIVRWRGAALQGLCYLALVGALWPGSALAQSPNGLYNQTETRSSGSLVLFNQVQEHQRELKELRGAVEELRHELKELRRQSQKRYLDLDERLASAASASAASGEKTGDEQSASDRAEAESDAEALSASASESADTEQAADRADNEEAQKAYQQAFAHVQAREFDEAIAAFKQFVSDYPDTRLTPNGHYWLGELYAAEDDLDAADQAFTRVIEEHGDSSKVPDAMYKLGLMKARQGDNERSRELLETLREDYPQSSAAGLAGDFLRQSE; encoded by the coding sequence ATGACCTCTGATTGGATAACGCCCGGGCCCGCCATCGTCAGGTGGCGCGGCGCGGCGCTTCAAGGCCTTTGCTACCTGGCGCTTGTCGGCGCCCTGTGGCCGGGGAGCGCCCTGGCGCAGTCGCCGAACGGACTCTATAACCAGACCGAAACCCGCTCCTCGGGCAGCCTGGTGCTGTTCAACCAGGTCCAGGAGCATCAGCGCGAGCTGAAGGAGCTACGCGGCGCGGTAGAAGAGCTGCGCCACGAGCTGAAGGAGCTGCGCCGCCAGTCGCAAAAGCGCTACCTTGACCTGGACGAGCGGCTGGCCAGCGCGGCCAGCGCTTCGGCGGCGAGCGGTGAGAAGACAGGCGACGAGCAGAGTGCAAGCGACAGGGCCGAGGCGGAAAGCGACGCCGAGGCGCTGTCCGCCTCCGCTAGCGAGTCCGCCGATACCGAGCAGGCCGCCGATCGGGCCGATAACGAGGAGGCGCAAAAGGCCTATCAGCAGGCCTTCGCTCACGTTCAGGCCCGGGAGTTCGACGAAGCAATCGCCGCTTTCAAGCAGTTCGTCAGCGACTATCCGGATACCCGGCTGACGCCCAACGGCCATTACTGGCTGGGCGAGCTTTACGCGGCGGAGGATGACCTTGACGCGGCGGATCAGGCCTTTACTCGGGTCATCGAAGAGCACGGCGACAGCAGCAAGGTGCCCGACGCCATGTACAAGCTGGGGCTGATGAAGGCCCGGCAGGGCGACAATGAGCGTAGCCGCGAGCTGCTCGAAACGCTCCGCGAGGACTACCCTCAAAGCAGCGCCGCCGGGCTTGCCGGCGATTTCCTGCGCCAGTCGGAGTGA
- the tolA gene encoding cell envelope integrity protein TolA — MSKRTTESYFWPTVLAVALHLAVVLFSLVKFPWGDEEPPSSSVVQATLVSTETRTDQAQQVEEQQAAAGAPTPEPEPEPEPEPEPEPVDEAPDELEQAVVDQAAKMAEKRERQALEQAREKARAEAERRAEKARQEEQEAAERREERARQQAEEEARREREAEEQRRKEAAEKARKEREAEEKRQQEEAEKKRAEKARQKKEAEEQRKAEEQRRKEEAEAEARRKREAEEKRRQEEKARREREAEQKRQREEAEAALQRKIEGQQEAAAKARQAQEAANSFIAIVRSAVEQAWRIPPRAGDSMSAKLSVRLGPSGEVLAVTVARSSGDGGFDNSAVQAVEAAAPFTELLDLPPAQQSELRQFNLRFTPGEIR; from the coding sequence ATGAGTAAGCGCACGACGGAAAGCTACTTCTGGCCTACGGTGCTGGCCGTTGCCCTGCATTTGGCGGTGGTGCTGTTCAGCCTGGTCAAGTTTCCCTGGGGGGACGAAGAGCCGCCGTCCTCGTCAGTGGTGCAGGCCACCCTGGTGAGTACCGAAACCCGCACGGATCAGGCCCAGCAGGTGGAGGAACAGCAGGCCGCCGCCGGCGCCCCGACGCCGGAACCCGAGCCCGAACCCGAGCCCGAACCCGAACCGGAGCCCGTGGACGAAGCCCCGGACGAGCTGGAGCAGGCGGTGGTGGACCAGGCCGCAAAGATGGCCGAAAAGCGCGAACGGCAGGCGCTCGAGCAGGCTCGGGAGAAAGCCCGGGCCGAGGCCGAACGCCGCGCGGAAAAGGCGCGTCAGGAAGAGCAGGAAGCCGCCGAGCGCAGGGAAGAGCGCGCCCGCCAGCAGGCCGAGGAAGAGGCCCGTCGCGAACGCGAAGCCGAAGAGCAGCGCCGGAAGGAAGCCGCGGAAAAGGCCAGAAAGGAACGCGAAGCAGAGGAGAAGCGCCAGCAGGAGGAAGCCGAGAAAAAACGCGCCGAGAAAGCCAGGCAAAAAAAGGAAGCCGAAGAGCAGCGCAAGGCAGAAGAACAGCGCAGAAAAGAAGAGGCCGAGGCGGAAGCACGGCGCAAGCGCGAAGCAGAAGAGAAGCGCCGGCAGGAAGAAAAGGCCCGGCGCGAGCGCGAAGCGGAACAAAAGCGCCAGCGGGAAGAGGCCGAGGCCGCTTTGCAGCGTAAAATCGAGGGCCAGCAAGAAGCGGCTGCCAAGGCCAGGCAGGCACAGGAGGCGGCCAACAGCTTTATTGCCATCGTGCGCAGCGCGGTGGAGCAGGCCTGGCGCATTCCGCCCCGGGCCGGCGACAGCATGAGCGCGAAGCTGAGCGTGCGCCTGGGGCCCTCGGGCGAGGTGCTGGCGGTGACCGTTGCCCGCTCGAGCGGCGACGGCGGCTTTGACAATTCGGCCGTTCAGGCGGTGGAAGCGGCCGCGCCGTTTACCGAACTGCTTGACTTACCCCCGGCGCAGCAGTCTGAATTACGTCAGTTCAACCTACGTTTCACACCGGGAGAGATTCGCTGA
- the ruvA gene encoding Holliday junction branch migration protein RuvA, giving the protein MIGRLTGQLQEKKPPWLLLDVSGVGYEIEASMTTLVALPAVGETAVLYTHLTVRDDAHLLYGFVRERERALFRALIKVNGVGPKLALAILSGMDEDAFMRCVHDDDTKALTKLPGVGKKTAERLIIEMRDRFPEWQQDETPLPLEAAAEPFRDNIAEAEAALTSLGYKPTEAAKMLADLDRSDTTEALIKTALTRRMGR; this is encoded by the coding sequence ATGATCGGACGTTTGACCGGGCAGCTGCAGGAAAAAAAGCCGCCCTGGCTATTGCTTGACGTGAGCGGCGTTGGCTACGAAATTGAAGCGTCAATGACCACGCTGGTGGCGCTGCCCGCGGTGGGCGAGACCGCCGTGCTGTATACGCACCTGACCGTGCGCGACGATGCCCACCTGCTCTACGGCTTTGTCCGCGAGCGCGAGCGGGCGCTGTTTCGTGCGCTGATCAAGGTCAACGGCGTGGGCCCCAAGCTTGCGCTGGCGATACTTTCGGGAATGGACGAAGACGCCTTCATGCGCTGCGTCCACGATGATGACACCAAGGCGCTGACCAAGCTGCCCGGGGTGGGCAAGAAAACCGCCGAGCGGCTGATCATCGAAATGCGCGATCGTTTCCCCGAGTGGCAGCAGGACGAAACGCCGCTGCCGCTGGAAGCCGCCGCCGAGCCTTTTCGGGACAACATCGCCGAGGCCGAGGCAGCCCTCACCAGCCTGGGCTACAAGCCCACGGAAGCGGCGAAAATGCTCGCCGACCTGGACCGTAGCGACACCACCGAAGCGCTGATCAAAACGGCGCTGACCCGGCGGATGGGCCGCTAG
- the ruvB gene encoding Holliday junction branch migration DNA helicase RuvB, producing MIEHDRLIAAEPEQGEVRIDYAIRPKRLVDYVGQPRVREQLEIFIGAARLREESLDHTLVFGPPGLGKTTLANIIAAEMGVGLKSTSGPVLERAGDLAAILTNLEPGDVLFIDEIHRLSPVVEEVLYPAMEDFQLDIMIGEGPAARSIKLDLPRFTLVGATTRAGLLTSPLRDRFGIVQRLEFYDLEELATIVTRSAGLLEVAASDDGAAEIARRSRGTPRIANRLLRRVRDYADIKGDGHIDVAMADAALNMLNVDHHGLDHMDRRLLLAMMDKFDGGPVGVDSLAAAIGEERDTIEDVIEPYLIQQGLMMRTPRGRVVTRQAWTHFGRVPHENAAEAAGEVRP from the coding sequence ATGATCGAGCACGACCGGCTGATTGCCGCTGAACCGGAGCAGGGCGAAGTCAGGATCGACTATGCCATTCGCCCCAAACGTCTTGTCGACTACGTTGGCCAGCCCCGGGTGCGCGAACAGCTGGAAATTTTCATCGGCGCGGCCCGCCTGCGCGAGGAAAGTCTGGACCACACGCTGGTGTTCGGCCCGCCGGGGCTGGGCAAGACAACCCTTGCCAACATCATCGCCGCGGAGATGGGCGTAGGGCTCAAGTCGACGTCCGGGCCGGTGCTGGAGCGCGCCGGCGATCTGGCGGCGATACTCACCAACCTCGAGCCCGGCGACGTGCTCTTCATCGACGAAATCCATCGCCTTTCGCCGGTGGTCGAAGAAGTGCTTTACCCGGCCATGGAGGATTTCCAGCTGGACATCATGATCGGCGAGGGGCCGGCGGCGCGCTCGATCAAGCTTGATCTGCCGCGCTTCACCCTGGTGGGCGCCACCACCCGGGCAGGGCTTTTGACCTCGCCCTTGCGCGACCGCTTCGGCATCGTCCAGCGCCTGGAGTTTTATGACCTGGAGGAGCTCGCCACCATCGTCACGCGCTCGGCCGGGCTTTTGGAAGTTGCCGCAAGCGACGACGGCGCGGCCGAAATCGCCCGGCGCTCCCGGGGCACGCCGCGCATCGCCAACCGGCTGCTGCGCCGGGTGCGCGACTACGCCGACATCAAGGGCGATGGGCATATCGACGTGGCCATGGCCGACGCCGCGCTCAACATGCTCAACGTCGACCACCACGGCCTTGACCACATGGATCGCCGGCTTTTGCTGGCCATGATGGACAAGTTCGACGGCGGCCCGGTGGGGGTGGACTCGCTCGCGGCGGCCATCGGCGAGGAGCGCGACACCATCGAGGACGTTATCGAGCCCTACCTGATCCAGCAGGGGCTGATGATGCGCACGCCCCGCGGGCGAGTGGTTACTCGCCAGGCCTGGACGCACTTCGGCCGCGTGCCCCACGAAAACGCCGCGGAAGCCGCCGGGGAGGTACGCCCATGA